The Flexistipes sp. DNA segment CTCATAAAGCTTTGAACAGAAACATCAGGATAAATAACGCCAGATGTTTTGCTCCGTTCCTGAAAATCCGACTATAGTAATAACTTATTGTCAAAATTTACCTATATGAGAATTTTGAGAGGTGTCAAAAAAGCAAATTTAATTGACAAGCCGGGATATCATGGTTAATGTTTAATTATAACAAGTAATCCCGGAGGCTAATAATGAGAAATATCATATCAGTTTCAGTAATTATCGGCATTTTTATTATTTCGGTCACAACAACCTCATTTGCTGCTTCTCTGTTTCAGCAAAGGTGCGCCGGTTGTCACGGAAGTACAGGCAATAAGCATGCCTTGGGTACATCTCCTCTTTTGAAGGGACAGAGTAAGGAAGATATTATCAAAAAGCTTAATGGTTATCAGGAAGGAACATACGGCGGCTCTAAAAAAAATATCATGCAGTCTCAGGTTAAGTCTCTGAGTGATGAGCAGATTGAAAAACTTGCTGAAGAGATATCCAGTTTTTGATGGTAAAAAAACTATTTTTAACGTTATTTTTTTTATTGCTTGTTTCAGCTGCTTTCGGTGCTGATGAGAGCAGCAGCAAAACAACGCCCTCGGAGAGTGAAGTGGGTGTTGAAGAAAAATTGGGAATGATAATACCGGAAGGAATATATTTTTATAATACCAAAGGTGAAAAAGTTGAAATTAAAAAACTTGTGTCCCAAAAACCTACCGTAATAGCTCCTGTTTACTATAAGTGCACTAATGTCTGCAATATACTGCAAAGCAAACTGACCAATATCCTTCCTCAGGTTAAACTGAATCCCGGCAAGGATTATCAGGTTTTGTCCGTAAGTTTTGACCACACTGAAACACCTGCCATAGCTGCAAATGAAAAAAAGAATTATATGGCAGCCCTGCCTGAAAAGTTCGGTGATAAATCCTGGAAATTTCTAACTGGCGATAAAAAAAACATTGATAAACTAATGAATACCATCGGCTTTAATTTTAAGAAGAGACCTAACAGTGATATGTTTATACATCCTGTGGCACTTATTCTCGTTTCAACGGAAGGTAAAATTGTCCGCTATTTATACGGAACACGGCTGCTCCCTTTCGATCTTACAATGGCTATTATTGAGGCTCAAAAAGGCAATATAGGGGTTTCCGTTAAGAGAGTACTGAGCTACTGCTTTGATTATGATCCCAAGGGAAGAACGTATGTTTTTAACGTAATGAGGGTTTCGGGTACAATAATTATAATATTTATAGTTATTACTTTTTTGATAA contains these protein-coding regions:
- a CDS encoding SCO family protein; this translates as MVKKLFLTLFFLLLVSAAFGADESSSKTTPSESEVGVEEKLGMIIPEGIYFYNTKGEKVEIKKLVSQKPTVIAPVYYKCTNVCNILQSKLTNILPQVKLNPGKDYQVLSVSFDHTETPAIAANEKKNYMAALPEKFGDKSWKFLTGDKKNIDKLMNTIGFNFKKRPNSDMFIHPVALILVSTEGKIVRYLYGTRLLPFDLTMAIIEAQKGNIGVSVKRVLSYCFDYDPKGRTYVFNVMRVSGTIIIIFIVITFLIIAFGGQKKRRKRDR
- a CDS encoding c-type cytochrome, whose product is MRNIISVSVIIGIFIISVTTTSFAASLFQQRCAGCHGSTGNKHALGTSPLLKGQSKEDIIKKLNGYQEGTYGGSKKNIMQSQVKSLSDEQIEKLAEEISSF